In a genomic window of Xylophilus rhododendri:
- a CDS encoding DUF11 domain-containing protein, translating to MANRDLISISNGAILLLSKSASYPAVLVAGESRIEFNVRASNIGMQLAQPARSLLASSTLTVNGSPADYVLLRDLIPSGTRYLPGSLQTAAANAIRLYRRQSDPPFSYQTTEMPGADEVAIGLPGGIEPNVTVAMQFAVTRLAGQSGDIANIAQSFYYDGNRPAESASNMVVIPAGKSWIGLAKQASNAVANRNPDGSLDGTINLQFRIRVKNYGDGWLHNVQATDILEGSGADKFGSYTTANVLASGQYTVIPGSIRVVSGSDVSINAAYNGTASSANLLAPGVRLSPGSDVTVQFEVKVNTTGRVVALANNASGSASTAEGQPPSVFDDSVDGLDPDPDADGNPNNNASTTFVATQIPILNFTKTAGVPRRVDAGVYEVDYTFRLKNAGSVPAPNVRVVDNLACTFGADSVASWSLVNAPQARNGNLSISPGFTGRATCNRTQLESKNPADLPGELVLNMTDGSRSLAPGQSEEITLTVRITLKSAAPDGASLMTNKAWAAAFRNNMVGFDAASVVAASSSTADTLLVDPQGIVYDASSRAPIAGAVATLTRLSCQSSISGAITAADLLSGDSGAYRFNGDGSASMTTGADGAYQFVLRSPPVTDLCTYGLTVQPPAGSAYVAPSELIPASSGVFSNCGAVVPGALAPRDSDPTIFYNQVLLGPRAAGGQACEVFHNHIPLDPGNVRGLILRKEGSKRQVELGDFMDYALTVVNKTGMATQGVTFDDHLPLGFAYVPGSAQLNGVRVGNPSGGAGPQLTFGFSDLPLAPEASATLRYRVRVGVGAPTHGDAVNRAVARSAALQSNQASWTVRLTGGVFSDEAFAFGKVYLDCKRDGRQEGRMRWACREFGYSWKTGLQSSPMSKVNGVFMA from the coding sequence GTGGCCAACCGTGACCTGATTTCCATCAGCAATGGGGCCATTCTTCTTCTTTCCAAGTCCGCCAGCTATCCGGCAGTTCTGGTTGCGGGTGAGAGTCGGATTGAGTTTAATGTTCGTGCGAGCAATATCGGCATGCAGCTCGCACAACCGGCAAGAAGCCTGCTTGCGTCATCCACGCTGACCGTAAATGGGTCGCCTGCCGACTACGTGCTTCTGCGCGATTTGATTCCTTCTGGGACAAGATATTTGCCGGGGAGTCTGCAAACGGCAGCGGCCAATGCGATACGCCTCTACCGGCGACAAAGTGATCCGCCGTTCAGCTATCAGACCACTGAAATGCCTGGCGCGGACGAGGTTGCGATAGGGTTGCCAGGCGGTATCGAGCCTAATGTTACGGTCGCCATGCAGTTCGCGGTTACGCGGCTGGCGGGGCAGAGTGGCGATATCGCCAACATTGCGCAAAGCTTTTATTACGACGGGAATCGCCCGGCTGAGTCCGCTTCGAACATGGTGGTGATCCCGGCAGGAAAGTCATGGATCGGGCTGGCCAAACAGGCTTCGAACGCCGTTGCGAACCGAAATCCGGATGGATCGCTGGATGGAACCATCAACTTGCAGTTTCGCATTCGCGTCAAAAACTATGGCGATGGATGGCTTCACAATGTGCAGGCGACGGACATATTGGAAGGCAGCGGTGCGGATAAATTTGGGAGCTACACGACGGCGAATGTCCTGGCGTCGGGGCAGTACACCGTTATTCCGGGGTCCATTCGTGTGGTGTCCGGCTCGGATGTTTCTATCAACGCTGCTTACAACGGCACGGCAAGCTCGGCAAATCTGCTGGCCCCTGGAGTGAGACTTTCTCCCGGCTCCGATGTGACGGTTCAATTCGAGGTGAAAGTCAATACGACGGGTCGCGTCGTGGCACTTGCCAATAATGCCAGTGGCTCTGCCAGTACCGCGGAGGGCCAGCCTCCGTCGGTTTTCGATGACTCGGTGGACGGCCTCGATCCCGATCCCGATGCGGACGGAAATCCTAATAACAACGCCTCGACCACATTCGTGGCTACGCAGATCCCCATTCTGAATTTCACAAAGACAGCCGGGGTGCCGCGTCGTGTCGATGCGGGTGTTTATGAAGTCGACTACACCTTTCGGTTAAAAAACGCGGGCAGTGTGCCGGCACCCAATGTCAGGGTGGTGGACAACCTGGCTTGCACATTCGGCGCGGACTCGGTGGCTTCATGGAGCCTGGTCAATGCACCTCAGGCGCGCAATGGCAACTTGTCGATTTCGCCGGGATTCACCGGCAGGGCGACCTGCAATCGCACCCAGTTGGAAAGCAAGAATCCCGCGGATCTGCCTGGAGAACTGGTGCTGAACATGACGGATGGCAGCCGCTCGCTTGCACCTGGGCAATCCGAGGAAATCACGCTGACGGTCCGGATCACACTGAAGAGCGCTGCGCCGGACGGTGCGTCGTTGATGACGAACAAGGCATGGGCGGCCGCGTTCCGAAACAACATGGTCGGCTTCGATGCAGCGTCCGTGGTCGCAGCTTCGTCCTCGACGGCCGATACGCTGCTGGTGGATCCGCAAGGTATCGTTTACGACGCTTCCAGCCGCGCGCCGATTGCAGGCGCTGTAGCCACCTTGACCCGGCTCTCATGCCAAAGCTCGATATCCGGCGCCATCACCGCCGCTGACCTGCTCAGTGGCGATAGCGGCGCATACCGTTTCAACGGCGATGGCAGTGCGTCCATGACGACAGGCGCCGATGGTGCGTACCAGTTCGTGCTGAGATCGCCGCCCGTCACGGATTTATGCACATACGGCCTGACGGTGCAGCCGCCGGCTGGTAGCGCCTATGTCGCGCCGTCTGAACTCATTCCGGCCAGCTCCGGGGTGTTTTCCAACTGCGGGGCGGTGGTACCCGGTGCTTTGGCTCCACGGGACAGCGATCCCACGATCTTTTATAACCAGGTTCTGCTTGGCCCGCGCGCTGCGGGCGGCCAGGCCTGCGAGGTATTCCACAACCATATTCCGCTCGATCCTGGAAATGTGCGCGGCTTGATCCTGCGCAAGGAGGGAAGCAAGCGTCAGGTGGAACTCGGCGATTTCATGGACTATGCCCTGACGGTGGTCAACAAGACCGGCATGGCGACTCAAGGCGTCACTTTCGACGACCATTTGCCGCTCGGTTTTGCGTATGTGCCCGGCAGCGCCCAGCTCAACGGCGTGCGCGTGGGCAATCCGTCGGGTGGCGCCGGCCCGCAACTGACTTTTGGCTTTTCCGACTTGCCCCTGGCACCGGAAGCTTCTGCAACCCTGCGCTATCGCGTTCGGGTTGGGGTCGGAGCTCCCACCCATGGCGATGCAGTCAACCGCGCGGTGGCCCGCTCGGCCGCCCTGCAATCCAATCAAGCCAGCTGGACGGTGCGGCTGACCGGGGGCGTGTTCTCCGATGAGGCCTTCGCCTTCGGCAAGGTGTACCTCGATTGCAAGCGGGATGGCCGGCAAGAGGGGCGGATGAGGTGGGCGTGCCGGGAGTTCGGTTATTCCTGGAAAACGGGACTTCAGTCGTCACCGATGTCGAAGGTAAATGGAGTCTTTATGGCCTGA
- a CDS encoding TonB-dependent receptor — protein sequence MDSRNAANPASRFLDLVKGEFQQADFIIGNCDSKVVEAVTARRSATKADPNAEGEAQIRSRLDPEGRSPALGDTRGLPASGQASTTGAVGSLPAAVGPLIQLPSGSTSASGTSYVGAVSAAGSTLNGSNVTSAAAPGSPFTPLAGMPDSAQPRSTTSMSAVGPGASGQRPLSRSGAMLEPNAPAMLASELPSPIELETLLPGLADNKLGFIDLKDGDTVPQPVLNIRVKGEMGTALRLAVNGETIDEKRVGKKATLAEKKLGAWEYVGVVLKAGPNELQLSSLDEFGNLRETAAPIRIVAPGTLGAIQLELPASARADLRTPIPVRVRLVDAAGVPVTARTQLTLESDRGRWLDEDLNPQERGLQVFMSGGQAEFRLLPPGEPGVLRVRASAGSFVKEANVSLLAELRPMIAVGVVEGVLDFSKRGPVPVGAVPAGAAFESELSSLAEGSDARAAGRSAFFLKGAVKGEYLLTASFDSDKREKDRLFRDIRPDEFYPIYGDSSVRSFDAQSTQRLYVRIDKNRSYLLYGDFTTASSGEVRSLSQTNRTLTGAKQVYDDTRVRVTSYLANTSQTQQVEEFIGLGISGPYYLRAGAGEFVLNSEQIEIVVRDRAQLDNVLQRTPLTRNSDYVVDTVNGGITFSHPIAAFDANLNQQSIRVTYEVESGGAKFVVAGTDAQFKITDQLQLGVVANTDRNPQNQRNLAGVTALARIGANATAAGELVRTQSDDKGMGTGGRAEIRYQDDKLAAVALASKTSAGFDNPGSTIGAGRSDAAARAEYRIDPTLAVRGEALYSKDDASNVERSGATVSVQKKLDDSTTVEAGLRYGQSNAALGSSSGFDYGNVSTYNGAMGGNLGAGNTTALGAAAANAANRAGDNLATVRARLSALVPGLPGAQAFVEGEQSLSESDRQTLAIGANYALTDKTRAYGRYELISGLYGPYELGGTQVNNVGILGIESAYMEGGRVYNEYRLADSIDGRGVVAALGVRNTYALSPRIRLTGGVEHSRNLSSASNSVNNGTGYGSVLGESTAITSGVEYTVERLKASAILEARDGSDSDTLLFSGGVAYKLNPEFSLLARSVVSDSKGQGSSIGNSRELQRHQIGVAYRPVDTNTWNALARYEHKTDKVTGSGNSSGSFLAGNSGNANLPGTYTTDIVSTHVNYNPRAGLRTNARYAAKVSQADDGVLSSRYWAQLIQGRITRDVGSDWDIGFQAGTLFGQGGARQNTVGAEVGHQVYRDIWVSGGYNFVGLTDRDLAANEYTSKGAYLRLRMKFDETALGFAPVDEAARAVAPMPAVPVPVPESMVRQPDAPALEISPSLTPPAPPAAAGPAASPTLPTPPAPPTAPTPPVSQPHEPAKSPAPAEEAAETR from the coding sequence TTGGACAGCCGCAACGCCGCCAATCCGGCGAGCCGCTTCCTGGACCTGGTGAAGGGCGAATTCCAGCAGGCGGACTTCATCATCGGAAACTGCGACAGCAAGGTGGTGGAGGCCGTGACGGCCCGCCGTTCGGCGACCAAGGCGGACCCCAATGCAGAAGGCGAAGCGCAGATCAGGTCCAGGCTGGACCCCGAAGGCCGATCACCCGCTTTGGGCGATACGCGCGGTTTGCCGGCCAGCGGGCAGGCTTCGACCACTGGAGCGGTCGGATCGCTTCCGGCAGCCGTCGGGCCCTTGATCCAGTTGCCGTCCGGTTCCACCAGCGCCTCGGGTACGAGCTACGTAGGGGCGGTATCGGCTGCAGGCAGCACCTTGAACGGCAGCAATGTCACGTCTGCAGCCGCTCCCGGCAGTCCATTCACGCCTTTGGCCGGCATGCCCGATTCGGCCCAGCCCAGATCGACCACGAGCATGAGCGCCGTTGGCCCCGGAGCCTCCGGGCAGCGTCCTTTGTCACGCAGCGGAGCCATGCTCGAGCCGAATGCGCCGGCCATGCTGGCCTCGGAACTTCCCAGCCCTATCGAGCTGGAGACGCTCTTGCCAGGGCTTGCCGACAACAAGCTGGGCTTCATTGACCTGAAAGACGGCGACACGGTGCCTCAGCCGGTATTGAACATACGTGTCAAAGGCGAGATGGGCACCGCCTTGCGGCTTGCGGTCAACGGCGAGACGATCGATGAAAAACGCGTCGGCAAGAAAGCGACCCTCGCGGAGAAAAAGCTCGGTGCGTGGGAGTACGTCGGTGTGGTGCTCAAGGCTGGTCCCAACGAACTCCAATTGAGTTCTCTGGACGAGTTCGGAAACCTGCGCGAGACCGCGGCACCCATTCGTATCGTCGCGCCCGGAACGCTGGGGGCGATACAACTCGAGCTTCCGGCGTCCGCGCGTGCGGACTTGCGTACGCCCATCCCCGTCAGGGTGCGTCTGGTCGATGCGGCCGGTGTGCCGGTGACGGCGCGCACGCAACTCACATTGGAGTCCGATCGCGGCAGGTGGCTGGACGAAGACCTGAATCCCCAGGAGCGTGGGCTGCAGGTGTTCATGAGCGGTGGGCAGGCCGAGTTCCGCTTGCTGCCGCCGGGCGAGCCTGGCGTGCTGCGCGTCCGCGCAAGCGCAGGCTCGTTCGTCAAGGAGGCGAATGTGAGTCTGCTGGCGGAGCTCAGGCCGATGATTGCCGTTGGCGTGGTGGAGGGCGTGCTCGACTTCAGCAAACGTGGACCCGTACCGGTGGGTGCCGTGCCCGCGGGCGCGGCCTTCGAGTCCGAACTGAGCAGTCTGGCTGAAGGCTCTGACGCGCGGGCGGCAGGACGAAGCGCCTTCTTCCTCAAAGGTGCGGTGAAGGGCGAATACCTGCTGACGGCCAGTTTCGACTCCGACAAGCGCGAGAAAGACCGCTTGTTCCGCGACATCCGTCCGGACGAGTTCTACCCCATCTACGGCGACTCTTCGGTTCGCAGCTTCGATGCCCAGAGCACGCAGCGGCTGTATGTGCGCATCGACAAGAACCGCTCCTATCTGCTCTATGGTGACTTCACCACGGCGAGTAGCGGCGAAGTCCGCAGCCTGAGCCAGACCAACCGCACCTTGACCGGGGCCAAGCAGGTCTATGACGACACCCGGGTTCGTGTGACCAGCTACCTGGCGAACACCTCGCAGACTCAGCAAGTAGAGGAATTCATAGGCCTGGGCATTTCGGGGCCTTACTACCTCCGCGCTGGAGCCGGTGAGTTTGTCCTCAACAGCGAGCAGATCGAGATCGTGGTGCGAGATCGAGCACAGCTTGACAACGTATTGCAACGAACGCCTCTGACGCGCAATAGCGATTACGTGGTGGATACGGTCAACGGTGGCATCACCTTCTCTCACCCGATCGCCGCGTTCGACGCAAACCTCAATCAGCAGTCGATTCGTGTCACCTACGAAGTGGAGAGCGGTGGTGCCAAGTTCGTGGTCGCCGGTACCGACGCGCAGTTCAAGATCACGGACCAGCTGCAGCTCGGTGTGGTCGCCAACACGGATCGCAATCCCCAGAACCAGCGAAACCTGGCAGGTGTGACCGCGTTGGCCCGCATCGGAGCCAACGCCACCGCGGCGGGCGAACTGGTACGGACCCAGTCGGACGACAAAGGCATGGGTACTGGCGGCCGCGCCGAAATCCGCTACCAGGACGACAAGCTGGCCGCGGTCGCGCTGGCCAGCAAGACGAGCGCCGGCTTCGACAATCCGGGATCCACCATCGGGGCCGGGCGCTCGGATGCGGCAGCACGTGCCGAATACCGTATCGACCCCACGCTCGCGGTGCGCGGAGAGGCGCTCTACAGCAAGGACGATGCGTCCAACGTCGAACGCAGCGGTGCGACGGTCAGCGTGCAGAAGAAGCTCGATGACTCGACCACGGTGGAAGCCGGTCTGCGCTACGGCCAAAGCAATGCGGCGCTGGGCAGCAGTTCCGGTTTCGACTACGGCAATGTCTCGACCTACAACGGCGCCATGGGCGGCAACCTCGGCGCAGGCAACACGACGGCGCTGGGTGCCGCGGCAGCCAATGCCGCCAACCGTGCGGGTGACAACCTCGCCACGGTTCGGGCGAGGCTGTCCGCCCTGGTGCCGGGACTGCCGGGTGCGCAGGCTTTCGTCGAAGGCGAGCAGAGCCTCAGCGAGTCGGATCGCCAGACGCTGGCCATCGGGGCCAACTATGCCCTGACCGACAAGACCCGGGCATACGGTCGCTACGAGCTGATCTCGGGTCTTTACGGTCCGTATGAGTTGGGTGGCACGCAGGTGAACAACGTCGGCATCCTGGGCATCGAGAGCGCCTATATGGAAGGCGGCCGTGTCTACAACGAGTACCGGCTGGCCGACTCGATCGACGGGCGTGGCGTGGTCGCGGCACTGGGCGTTCGCAATACCTACGCGCTGAGCCCGCGGATTCGGCTGACCGGCGGCGTGGAGCACAGCCGCAACCTCAGCAGCGCAAGCAACAGCGTCAACAACGGCACGGGCTACGGCAGCGTCCTCGGCGAATCGACTGCCATCACCTCGGGGGTGGAATACACGGTCGAGCGGCTCAAGGCCAGCGCCATCCTGGAGGCGCGGGACGGTTCGGACTCGGACACCCTGCTGTTCAGCGGCGGCGTGGCCTACAAGCTCAATCCGGAGTTCAGCCTGCTCGCGCGCAGTGTCGTCAGCGACAGCAAGGGGCAGGGTTCCAGCATAGGCAACAGCCGGGAGCTGCAGCGTCACCAGATCGGTGTGGCGTACCGGCCGGTCGATACCAATACCTGGAACGCCCTGGCGCGCTATGAGCACAAGACGGACAAGGTGACCGGCAGCGGCAATTCCTCCGGCAGCTTCCTGGCCGGCAATTCGGGAAATGCGAACCTGCCCGGCACCTACACGACCGACATCGTGTCCACCCATGTGAACTACAACCCGCGTGCCGGGCTGCGCACGAACGCGCGTTATGCGGCCAAGGTGAGCCAGGCCGACGACGGTGTGTTGTCGAGCCGGTATTGGGCGCAGTTGATCCAGGGACGCATCACCCGCGACGTCGGCAGCGACTGGGACATCGGCTTTCAGGCCGGTACCTTGTTCGGTCAGGGCGGTGCCCGGCAAAACACGGTGGGCGCCGAGGTCGGTCACCAGGTCTACCGCGACATCTGGGTCTCCGGGGGCTACAACTTCGTTGGCTTGACCGATCGCGATCTGGCCGCCAACGAATACACCAGCAAGGGCGCCTACCTGCGGCTGAGGATGAAGTTCGACGAAACCGCACTGGGTTTTGCGCCGGTGGATGAAGCGGCCAGGGCGGTTGCGCCGATGCCGGCGGTGCCCGTGCCGGTGCCCGAGTCCATGGTCCGCCAACCCGATGCGCCTGCGCTGGAGATATCCCCTTCGCTCACCCCGCCGGCGCCGCCGGCGGCTGCTGGGCCGGCTGCCTCTCCCACGCTGCCCACACCACCCGCGCCGCCCACGGCGCCCACGCCGCCCGTATCCCAGCCCCATGAGCCGGCGAAGAGTCCCGCGCCGGCAGAGGAGGCGGCCGAGACCCGCTAA
- a CDS encoding LysR substrate-binding domain-containing protein translates to MRRKIPSTQALACFEAAARHRSYTRAAEELSMTQSAVSRQIQALETFVGLPMFRRTRHGVALTPAGAHYSRQVSRSLQGLERDTLDLMAGQGSGGGVALAAVPTFATRWLVPRLPELAVRHPGITVHIETRTRPFIFEESGFDAALFAGTPEQVAHWPGTSAEQLMDEEVVPVCSPRLLPPGGGPISPTALTRLPLLQQSTRPTAWQRWFGALGVTAPHALEGPRYELFSMVAVAAAHAMGAALVPRMLVENELASGVLAIACADAPPIERAYYLVSPVSAGETPALSAFKQWMREMVARAELGPSAQAGL, encoded by the coding sequence ATGCGAAGAAAAATCCCCTCGACCCAGGCGCTCGCGTGTTTCGAAGCCGCGGCGCGCCACCGCAGCTACACCCGGGCCGCCGAAGAGCTCTCCATGACGCAGAGCGCGGTCTCCCGGCAGATCCAGGCCCTGGAAACCTTCGTCGGCCTGCCGATGTTTCGCCGCACCCGGCATGGCGTGGCCCTGACGCCGGCCGGCGCCCATTACAGCCGGCAGGTGAGCCGCAGCCTGCAGGGACTGGAGCGCGACACACTCGACCTCATGGCCGGCCAGGGCAGCGGCGGCGGCGTGGCACTGGCTGCCGTGCCGACCTTCGCCACCCGCTGGCTGGTGCCCCGGCTTCCGGAACTGGCCGTGCGCCATCCCGGCATCACGGTGCACATCGAGACGCGGACACGGCCCTTCATCTTCGAGGAATCGGGTTTCGACGCAGCCCTGTTCGCCGGAACACCCGAACAGGTCGCGCACTGGCCCGGCACCAGCGCCGAGCAGTTGATGGATGAGGAAGTCGTGCCGGTCTGCAGCCCGCGCCTGCTGCCGCCCGGCGGCGGGCCGATCAGCCCGACCGCCTTGACGCGCCTGCCATTGCTGCAGCAAAGCACCCGCCCCACCGCCTGGCAGCGCTGGTTCGGCGCCCTCGGTGTGACCGCGCCGCATGCCCTGGAAGGGCCGCGCTATGAGCTGTTTTCCATGGTGGCGGTCGCGGCGGCCCATGCCATGGGAGCCGCCCTGGTTCCACGCATGCTCGTGGAAAACGAACTGGCCAGCGGCGTGCTGGCGATTGCCTGCGCGGACGCGCCGCCGATCGAGCGTGCCTACTACCTGGTTTCACCAGTGAGCGCCGGAGAAACGCCTGCGCTCTCGGCCTTCAAGCAATGGATGCGCGAGATGGTGGCGCGCGCAGAACTTGGGCCTTCGGCGCAGGCTGGCCTTTAG
- a CDS encoding acyl-CoA dehydrogenase: MTANRAAFHWEDPFLLDQQLSDDERMVRDAAAAYCQDKLAPRVLEAFRNEKTDIGIFREMGELGLLGPTIPEQYGGPGLNYVAYGLIGREVERVDSGYRSMMSVQSSLVMVPIFEFGTEAQRQKYLPKLATGEWIGCFGLTEPDHGSDPGSMATRARKVAGGYELRGSKMWITNSPIADVFVVWAKEVSESGAVGPIRGFVLEKGMKGLSAPAIHGKVGLRASITGEIVMDNVFVPEENAFPEVTGLKGPFTCLNSARYGIAWGALGAAEDCWFRARQYVLDRKQFGRPLAANQLIQKKLADMQTEIALGLQGCLRLGRMKDEGTAAVEITSILKRNSCGKSLDIARMARDMMGGNGISDEFGVARHLVNLEVVNTYEGTHDVHALILGRAQTGIAAFS; this comes from the coding sequence TTGACCGCCAACCGTGCCGCCTTTCACTGGGAAGACCCCTTCCTGCTCGACCAGCAACTCAGCGATGACGAACGCATGGTGCGCGATGCCGCCGCCGCGTACTGCCAGGACAAGCTGGCGCCGCGTGTGCTGGAAGCTTTCCGCAACGAAAAGACCGACATCGGCATCTTTCGCGAGATGGGCGAACTGGGCCTGCTGGGCCCGACGATTCCCGAGCAGTACGGCGGTCCCGGCCTGAACTACGTGGCCTACGGCCTGATCGGCCGCGAGGTCGAGCGGGTGGATTCGGGCTATCGCTCGATGATGAGTGTGCAGAGCTCCCTGGTCATGGTGCCGATCTTCGAGTTCGGCACCGAGGCCCAGCGCCAGAAGTACCTGCCCAAGCTGGCCACCGGCGAATGGATCGGCTGCTTCGGCCTGACCGAGCCCGATCACGGCTCCGACCCCGGCAGCATGGCCACCCGCGCCAGGAAGGTCGCCGGCGGATATGAGCTGCGCGGCAGCAAGATGTGGATCACCAACAGCCCGATCGCCGATGTCTTCGTGGTCTGGGCCAAGGAAGTCAGCGAGAGCGGCGCCGTCGGCCCGATCCGCGGCTTCGTGCTGGAAAAAGGCATGAAGGGCCTGAGCGCGCCGGCCATCCATGGCAAGGTGGGCCTGCGTGCCTCCATCACCGGCGAGATCGTGATGGACAACGTCTTCGTGCCCGAGGAAAACGCCTTCCCTGAAGTGACCGGCCTGAAGGGCCCGTTCACCTGCCTGAACAGCGCCCGCTACGGCATCGCCTGGGGTGCGCTGGGCGCGGCCGAGGATTGCTGGTTCCGCGCCCGCCAGTACGTGCTGGACCGCAAGCAGTTCGGCCGCCCGCTGGCCGCCAACCAGCTGATCCAGAAGAAGCTGGCCGACATGCAGACCGAGATCGCGCTGGGCCTGCAGGGCTGCCTGCGCCTGGGCCGCATGAAGGACGAGGGCACGGCCGCGGTCGAGATCACCTCCATCCTCAAGCGCAATTCCTGCGGCAAGTCGCTGGATATCGCCCGCATGGCGCGCGACATGATGGGCGGCAACGGCATCAGCGACGAATTCGGCGTGGCCCGCCACCTGGTCAACCTGGAGGTGGTCAACACCTACGAGGGCACGCACGATGTGCATGCGCTCATCCTGGGCCGGGCGCAGACCGGGATCGCCGCCTTCAGCTGA
- a CDS encoding CaiB/BaiF CoA transferase family protein, translated as MTALTSHQGALAGIKVLDLSRVLAGPWCTQTLADLGADVVKIERPIVGDDTRHWGPPFLHDAQGQATGQAAYFACCNRNKRSVTIDMATPDGQALLRRMALEADVLVENFKVGGLKAYGLDYASISALNPRLVYCSVTGFGQDGPYARRAGYDLMVQAMSGMMSITGLGDDMPGGGPQRVGVALTDTFTGMYAATAILAALHARQASGRGQHIDMALLDVGMAILANQSTGYLNSGNVPQRQGNTHPSLAPYQDFPTADGSMLLAIGNDGQFARFCQAVGRPQWSADPRWATNVERVRHRASLIPAMEEVTRQRTTAAWIALFEDKAVPCGPINDIAQAFADPQVQARGLALKLPRDAQDGIAEIGSVASPMRLSEHPPVLRHAPPALGEHTDEVLLELGLDSVEIARLRAASVL; from the coding sequence ATGACCGCACTCACATCGCACCAGGGCGCCCTGGCCGGCATCAAGGTGCTGGACCTGTCGCGCGTGCTGGCCGGCCCCTGGTGCACGCAGACGCTGGCCGATCTGGGCGCCGACGTGGTGAAGATCGAGCGCCCGATCGTCGGCGACGACACCCGCCACTGGGGCCCGCCCTTCCTGCATGACGCGCAGGGCCAGGCCACCGGCCAGGCGGCTTACTTCGCCTGCTGCAACCGCAACAAGCGATCGGTCACCATCGACATGGCGACGCCGGACGGCCAGGCCCTGCTGCGCCGCATGGCACTGGAAGCCGACGTGCTGGTCGAGAACTTCAAGGTCGGCGGCCTCAAGGCCTATGGGCTGGACTACGCCAGCATCTCCGCGCTGAATCCGCGCCTGGTGTATTGCTCGGTCACCGGCTTCGGCCAGGACGGCCCCTACGCCCGGCGCGCCGGCTACGACCTGATGGTGCAGGCCATGAGCGGCATGATGAGCATCACCGGCCTGGGCGACGACATGCCTGGCGGCGGGCCGCAGCGGGTGGGCGTGGCGCTGACCGACACCTTCACCGGCATGTACGCCGCCACGGCCATCCTGGCGGCCCTGCATGCACGCCAGGCCAGCGGCCGCGGGCAGCACATCGACATGGCCTTGCTGGACGTGGGCATGGCGATCCTCGCCAACCAGTCCACGGGTTACCTGAACTCAGGCAATGTGCCGCAGCGCCAGGGCAATACCCATCCCAGCCTGGCGCCGTACCAGGATTTCCCCACGGCCGACGGCTCGATGCTGCTGGCCATCGGCAACGACGGCCAGTTCGCCCGTTTCTGCCAGGCGGTGGGCCGGCCACAGTGGAGCGCCGACCCGCGCTGGGCCACCAATGTGGAGCGGGTGCGCCACCGCGCCAGCTTGATCCCGGCGATGGAGGAAGTGACGCGCCAGCGCACGACAGCCGCATGGATCGCGCTCTTCGAGGACAAGGCGGTTCCCTGCGGACCGATCAACGACATCGCCCAGGCCTTCGCCGACCCGCAGGTGCAGGCGCGCGGGCTGGCGCTCAAGCTGCCGCGCGATGCGCAAGACGGCATTGCGGAGATCGGCAGCGTCGCCAGCCCGATGCGGCTTTCCGAGCATCCGCCGGTGTTGCGCCACGCTCCGCCCGCGCTGGGCGAGCACACCGACGAGGTGCTGCTGGAGCTGGGCCTGGACAGCGTCGAAATCGCACGCCTGCGCGCGGCTTCGGTCCTCTGA